A single genomic interval of Lacticaseibacillus paracasei subsp. paracasei harbors:
- a CDS encoding plasmid mobilization protein: MIPKRPQINFRLDPDQYEKLQKSAAPFGLSVSAYAKSLAMKSRLREPKFSHEDAVTINLALRHLGTNLNQLAYHANAGDLTALQKAQMQEIREAVDAIWQQLS; the protein is encoded by the coding sequence ATGATCCCCAAACGTCCTCAAATAAATTTTCGTCTTGATCCTGACCAATACGAGAAACTTCAAAAATCAGCTGCACCCTTCGGGCTTTCCGTGAGTGCTTATGCCAAGTCCTTGGCTATGAAATCCCGACTTCGCGAACCTAAATTTAGTCACGAAGACGCCGTTACCATCAACTTAGCGCTGCGTCACCTGGGCACCAACTTAAACCAACTGGCCTATCACGCCAACGCCGGTGATTTGACTGCCTTACAGAAAGCTCAAATGCAGGAAATTCGAGAGGCGGTTGATGCGATATGGCAACAGTTAAGCTAA